The Corynebacterium pseudopelargi genome contains a region encoding:
- a CDS encoding phage major capsid protein: protein MTGITTKTTPALVPEERVNEVLILPIEQGLAGRISTIHRTMDNAVHFPKVSEDPAASWVEEGEEIAPSAPTIGEIVVTPAKVAGLTVISREMIEDSDSPVSQIVGQALVRDIGAKIDAAYFGSVDAPAPDGLETITPTEVSAGSAWANLDPFAEAVSTATQRGATITTFVANPADALALATLKKQKTSNEPLLAADPTQPARSMLNGVPLETSKYVTPGTVWGIPRDRVYMVIGREATIDVSDAPFFTSDRIAVRATMRAGFGFIDEASIVRIKLAG, encoded by the coding sequence ATGACTGGTATTACCACCAAAACTACCCCGGCGCTCGTACCCGAAGAGCGCGTGAATGAAGTGCTGATCCTCCCCATTGAACAGGGGCTAGCGGGGCGCATTTCGACCATTCACCGCACGATGGACAACGCGGTACATTTCCCCAAAGTGTCGGAAGACCCCGCCGCCTCATGGGTGGAAGAGGGTGAAGAGATAGCCCCGAGCGCCCCGACTATTGGGGAGATTGTTGTAACCCCCGCCAAGGTTGCTGGCTTGACTGTGATTAGCCGGGAAATGATCGAAGATTCGGACAGTCCGGTATCGCAGATCGTTGGCCAAGCACTCGTTCGAGACATTGGGGCAAAGATTGACGCGGCCTACTTTGGTTCCGTTGATGCCCCCGCCCCCGATGGGTTGGAGACCATCACCCCCACGGAGGTCAGCGCCGGGAGTGCATGGGCGAACCTTGATCCGTTTGCCGAAGCCGTTTCGACGGCCACGCAACGCGGGGCGACCATCACAACGTTTGTGGCCAACCCGGCCGATGCGCTGGCACTGGCCACGCTCAAGAAGCAAAAGACCTCCAACGAACCGCTGCTGGCCGCTGATCCAACGCAACCGGCGAGAAGCATGCTCAACGGTGTTCCGCTTGAGACCTCCAAGTACGTGACCCCCGGTACTGTCTGGGGCATCCCGCGTGACCGGGTGTACATGGTGATCGGCAGGGAAGCGACTATCGACGTCAGCGACGCGCCGTTCTTCACGTCGGATCGCATTGCCGTTCGTGCAACGATGCGCGCAGGCTTTGGCTTCATTGATGAAGCAAGCATCGTGCGTATCAAGCTCGCAGGCTAA
- a CDS encoding TetR/AcrR family transcriptional regulator, with translation MSEILVPRRRPAQQRSRESFERILTAARAVLVEQGFESFTFDEVSKRAGVPIGTIYRFFANKYVLICELDRQDTAGAIAEMQRFAQQVPGVQWPVVLDELIDHLALMWRADPSRRAVWHAVQSTPATRATAAATEAPLLELLGQVIQPLAPQRSDAERGDLARILVHTMTSLLNFAVIDDARFDTTVREIKRMILAYLFDAAQN, from the coding sequence ATGAGCGAAATTTTGGTGCCTCGGCGGCGCCCAGCCCAACAGCGCAGCCGGGAGTCCTTTGAAAGAATCCTCACCGCGGCACGAGCGGTGCTGGTAGAGCAAGGCTTTGAGTCTTTTACCTTCGATGAGGTTTCGAAACGCGCGGGCGTTCCCATTGGCACCATTTATCGCTTCTTTGCCAACAAGTACGTACTCATCTGCGAACTCGACCGCCAAGATACCGCCGGCGCCATTGCAGAGATGCAACGTTTTGCCCAGCAAGTCCCCGGCGTGCAGTGGCCTGTGGTGTTAGATGAGCTCATCGATCACCTGGCGCTAATGTGGCGCGCAGACCCTTCACGCAGGGCGGTGTGGCATGCGGTGCAGTCCACCCCTGCGACGCGTGCGACGGCTGCTGCCACTGAAGCCCCGCTTTTAGAGCTGCTCGGCCAGGTTATTCAACCCCTTGCCCCGCAGCGTAGCGACGCCGAGCGTGGCGATCTTGCACGCATCTTGGTGCACACCATGACCTCACTGTTGAATTTCGCGGTCATCGATGACGCTCGCTTTGACACGACGGTCCGTGAAATCAAGCGCATGATCCTCGCCTACCTCTTCGACGCAGCGCAGAATTAG
- a CDS encoding nicotinamidase, which translates to MRALVVVDVQNDFCPGGSLATERGAEVAAAINQHILDHADRYSAIVATKDWHIDPGDHFSDSPDFKDSWPVHCKAETPGAAFHPSLDAGNIQEIFLKGQYTAAYSGFEGAADNGSDLASWLREHDIDIIDVVGIATDHCVKATVLDALAEGFEVRVLTELCAPVSEEAAEQAFQEMVGTGAQLA; encoded by the coding sequence ATGCGCGCCCTAGTCGTAGTCGATGTCCAAAATGATTTCTGCCCTGGCGGCTCCCTCGCCACCGAGCGTGGCGCTGAGGTAGCGGCAGCCATCAATCAGCACATCCTCGATCATGCGGATCGCTATAGCGCGATTGTTGCGACGAAGGATTGGCACATTGATCCGGGTGATCATTTTTCTGATTCGCCGGATTTCAAGGATTCTTGGCCGGTGCATTGCAAGGCAGAGACTCCGGGCGCGGCGTTTCACCCCAGCTTGGATGCTGGGAATATCCAAGAGATCTTCCTCAAAGGCCAGTACACTGCGGCCTATTCGGGCTTTGAGGGTGCGGCTGATAATGGCAGCGATCTCGCTAGCTGGTTGCGCGAGCATGATATCGACATTATCGACGTCGTTGGTATCGCTACCGACCACTGCGTCAAAGCGACCGTGCTTGATGCTCTTGCAGAAGGCTTTGAGGTTCGGGTGCTTACAGAGCTATGCGCACCGGTAAGTGAAGAGGCCGCGGAGCAGGCGTTCCAGGAGATGGTTGGCACCGGCGCGCAGCTTGCCTAA
- the cmrA gene encoding mycolate reductase (Catalyzes the final step in mycolic acid biosynthesis.), whose translation MALPKPSINAYAVITGASQGIGYAMAKDLARMGYNVMLVARRKAMLETFAQELHAAHGVDAIAYPCDLADSKQRQGLVEKLANTEVNILINSAGIASFGPFKDQDWDYETNQFELNATAVFELTHAVLPQMLKRKEGAICNVGSAAGNVPIPNNATYVFTKAGVNAFTEALHYELKGTGVHCTLLAPGPVREAEIPEAEQSVVDKVVPDFLWTTYESCSRETLEAIAKNKRRVVPGPLSKAMNAISAVAPTAVLAPVMGKFYSNLS comes from the coding sequence ATGGCATTGCCCAAACCAAGCATCAACGCCTACGCCGTTATCACCGGCGCCAGCCAAGGCATCGGTTATGCCATGGCAAAAGATCTGGCACGAATGGGCTACAACGTCATGCTCGTTGCCCGCAGAAAAGCAATGCTCGAGACCTTCGCACAAGAACTCCACGCCGCCCACGGCGTGGATGCGATCGCCTACCCCTGCGACTTGGCAGATAGTAAGCAACGGCAGGGGCTCGTCGAAAAGCTAGCAAACACCGAAGTCAATATCCTGATCAACTCAGCAGGCATCGCAAGCTTTGGGCCATTCAAAGATCAAGACTGGGACTACGAAACCAACCAGTTCGAACTCAACGCCACCGCCGTCTTCGAACTCACCCACGCAGTGCTACCCCAAATGCTCAAGCGCAAAGAAGGCGCAATCTGCAACGTCGGCTCAGCCGCCGGCAACGTCCCCATCCCCAACAACGCCACCTACGTCTTTACCAAAGCAGGCGTCAACGCCTTCACCGAAGCACTGCACTACGAGCTCAAAGGCACCGGCGTGCACTGCACCCTGCTCGCCCCAGGGCCAGTACGCGAAGCAGAAATCCCCGAAGCAGAACAATCAGTAGTAGACAAAGTCGTACCCGACTTCCTTTGGACCACCTACGAATCCTGCTCACGCGAAACACTCGAAGCCATTGCCAAAAACAAACGACGCGTTGTACCAGGGCCACTATCTAAGGCGATGAATGCGATCTCTGCAGTGGCGCCGACGGCGGTGCTCGCGCCGGTGATGGGCAAGTTCTACTCCAACCTCTCCTAA
- a CDS encoding DUF3618 domain-containing protein translates to MARNIDDIQRDIERTRRQLASTLDEIADRSKPSNLVDDAKNQASAKLKDPQVQKTLLGIGAAVAGLVILGVVRGRKKNKDLKELQRLLAER, encoded by the coding sequence GTGGCACGCAACATTGATGATATTCAGCGCGACATCGAGCGCACCCGCCGTCAGCTCGCCAGCACCCTGGACGAGATTGCAGACCGCTCCAAGCCATCCAACCTTGTCGACGACGCCAAGAACCAGGCAAGCGCCAAGCTAAAGGATCCGCAGGTGCAAAAGACTCTGCTGGGCATCGGCGCAGCAGTAGCCGGCCTAGTCATCCTCGGTGTTGTGCGCGGCCGCAAGAAGAACAAGGACCTCAAGGAGCTTCAGCGCCTGCTCGCTGAGCGCTAA
- a CDS encoding HNH endonuclease has product MCQIQGDGCTGTATQVDHIVPYAEGGRETLANLQAVCHTCHAAKSALEANRGRARQSKYRPAPGRPGSRNRRKTSDSFGWDCPTW; this is encoded by the coding sequence ATGTGTCAGATTCAAGGCGACGGCTGTACAGGCACGGCCACGCAAGTAGATCACATCGTTCCGTATGCCGAGGGAGGCCGCGAAACCTTAGCCAACCTCCAAGCGGTCTGTCATACCTGCCACGCCGCGAAGAGTGCCCTTGAAGCCAATCGTGGCCGGGCACGGCAAAGCAAGTACCGCCCCGCGCCCGGGCGGCCAGGGAGCCGAAACCGGCGCAAGACTAGCGACTCGTTCGGGTGGGACTGCCCAACATGGTGA
- the bcp gene encoding thioredoxin-dependent thiol peroxidase, whose product MTEQIRLQVGDPAPAFSLPNDQGETTSLEDFRGKKVIVYFYPRANTPGCTKEACDFRDSLTQLNDQNIAVVGISPDKVEKLAKFREDHELTFPLLSDENKDVMKAYGAFGEKKNYGKVVQGVIRSTFLIQEDGTIGLAQYNVKATGHVARLIRDLPSS is encoded by the coding sequence ATGACTGAACAGATTCGCCTCCAAGTCGGCGACCCCGCACCTGCCTTTTCATTGCCCAACGACCAGGGCGAAACCACCAGCCTGGAGGATTTCCGCGGCAAGAAGGTCATCGTCTACTTCTACCCTCGCGCCAACACCCCAGGCTGCACCAAAGAGGCTTGCGACTTCCGCGACTCGCTCACCCAACTCAATGACCAAAACATCGCGGTGGTGGGAATCTCGCCCGATAAGGTTGAAAAGCTGGCCAAGTTCCGCGAGGACCATGAGCTGACCTTCCCCTTGCTTTCCGACGAAAACAAGGACGTGATGAAGGCCTATGGCGCTTTTGGAGAAAAGAAGAATTACGGCAAGGTGGTCCAGGGCGTGATTCGCTCGACCTTCCTGATTCAAGAAGACGGCACCATTGGGCTGGCCCAGTACAACGTCAAAGCCACCGGCCACGTAGCACGGCTGATTCGGGACCTGCCCTCCTCCTAA
- a CDS encoding MarR family transcriptional regulator, with protein MGPLSAVTQAMREGARTAPEIERATGLSRSTISAVLGHLVDSGYLASSRDSSACTSCAMHCSHEGATCGRGLTTLTLKAPGPKH; from the coding sequence ATGGGGCCACTGTCGGCTGTCACCCAAGCAATGCGCGAAGGTGCTCGCACAGCACCAGAAATTGAACGCGCCACCGGGCTATCTCGCAGCACCATCAGCGCGGTGCTCGGCCACCTGGTCGATAGCGGATATTTAGCAAGCAGCCGCGATAGCTCCGCATGCACGAGCTGTGCCATGCATTGCTCCCATGAGGGCGCTACCTGCGGACGAGGGCTGACCACGCTCACCCTCAAAGCCCCCGGCCCAAAGCACTAG
- a CDS encoding L,D-transpeptidase, protein MKLPNARGGRTAFLKVVGAVGAALLLASCTIGTNDEAQEQQQEVEKQHPPVVSVKDDAEDVSPIKPVEVKSEGDGLEKVTMTNEEGKKVKGKMSGDDESWSTDEVLGYGRTYTIEAKDKNGKTTKSSFTTIAPAYTAYGALSPIEGSEVGVGQTIAVRFPYAIEDRKAAQDAVTVSAEPAVEGAWYWLSPYEMRWRPENYWEPGTKVKVDAKLYGKNLGGGVYGEADNSTEFTIGNRVEAVADDNTKTMNVYNNGELVKSIPISMGSDQWPTPNGVYIIGDKNPTMIMDSETYGLAHSNGGYRLTVNYATQMSYSGIYVHAAPWSVWAQGSQNTSHGCINVTTEYAKWFQDYVKRGDIVTVKNTIGGVLNGADGLGDWNIDWGTWKKGNADQG, encoded by the coding sequence GTGAAATTGCCAAATGCACGTGGTGGGCGAACCGCATTTTTAAAGGTGGTAGGTGCAGTCGGTGCTGCTCTACTGCTCGCATCGTGCACCATCGGTACTAACGATGAGGCCCAAGAGCAACAGCAGGAAGTAGAAAAGCAACATCCTCCTGTGGTGAGCGTGAAAGACGACGCCGAAGACGTCAGCCCCATTAAGCCCGTTGAGGTGAAATCCGAGGGTGATGGCCTTGAAAAGGTCACCATGACCAACGAAGAGGGCAAGAAGGTCAAAGGCAAGATGTCTGGTGACGATGAAAGCTGGAGCACCGACGAGGTGCTCGGCTACGGGCGCACCTACACCATCGAGGCAAAGGATAAGAACGGCAAGACCACCAAATCTTCCTTCACCACTATCGCCCCGGCCTATACCGCCTACGGTGCGCTATCTCCGATCGAAGGTTCGGAAGTTGGCGTGGGCCAAACCATCGCTGTTCGTTTCCCCTATGCCATTGAAGATCGCAAAGCGGCGCAAGATGCCGTCACGGTGAGCGCTGAACCGGCCGTAGAAGGCGCCTGGTACTGGCTGAGCCCCTATGAGATGCGTTGGCGCCCAGAGAACTACTGGGAGCCTGGCACCAAGGTCAAGGTAGACGCCAAACTCTACGGCAAGAACCTAGGTGGCGGCGTCTATGGTGAGGCCGATAATTCCACCGAGTTCACCATCGGTAATCGCGTCGAGGCAGTGGCAGATGACAACACCAAGACGATGAACGTCTATAACAATGGCGAATTGGTAAAGTCCATCCCCATTTCCATGGGTTCGGATCAGTGGCCAACGCCGAATGGCGTGTACATCATTGGCGATAAAAACCCGACCATGATCATGGACTCTGAAACCTATGGTCTTGCCCATTCCAATGGTGGGTATCGCCTCACGGTGAATTACGCAACGCAAATGTCCTATTCGGGCATCTATGTGCACGCCGCACCCTGGTCCGTGTGGGCGCAAGGCAGCCAGAACACCTCTCATGGCTGCATCAACGTCACCACCGAATACGCCAAATGGTTCCAGGATTACGTCAAGCGCGGCGATATCGTCACCGTGAAAAACACCATCGGCGGCGTACTCAACGGCGCAGACGGGCTCGGCGACTGGAACATCGACTGGGGTACCTGGAAGAAGGGCAACGCCGACCAAGGCTAA
- a CDS encoding AAA family ATPase, giving the protein MSETTTTPEAAPGIACVPATKIQPRQTRWIIDDWVPANALTLIAGSEGIGKSTIAARFAADLSTGRVPGAGAMRVLYVSTEDDPASTTVPRLIAAGADLGNVMLVDQSGFQRPMTLPRDMAALEALVDRFHIEAVILDPVGDLMATELNANSAQDVRAFLTPLTRLAVARNLIVLAIAHHGKVSTGDAARAILGSRAWSQVPRSVLTVAHDESCGGLIVTNTKSNLARRVVSRTATIETAHIGAPGLLIATSKLEWGEETDRDARDLMDADKDDTRAARKGVDAWLREALTPGAVRSKTLFEDAKGAGWSQDQIKRAKIRLGIKADRDGHGWYWHLPGAPSTPPTPDRKDTNA; this is encoded by the coding sequence ATGAGCGAGACTACCACGACCCCCGAAGCCGCGCCGGGTATCGCATGTGTACCGGCGACGAAGATTCAACCACGGCAAACCCGGTGGATCATTGATGATTGGGTACCGGCCAACGCCTTAACCCTGATCGCCGGTTCCGAGGGGATCGGCAAATCAACCATTGCCGCGCGTTTCGCCGCTGATCTATCAACCGGGCGCGTACCCGGCGCGGGCGCCATGCGGGTGCTGTATGTGTCTACGGAAGATGATCCCGCTTCAACGACGGTTCCGAGGCTGATCGCGGCCGGGGCTGATCTTGGCAATGTCATGCTGGTGGATCAATCCGGTTTTCAACGCCCCATGACGTTGCCGCGCGATATGGCCGCGCTTGAAGCGTTGGTTGATCGGTTCCATATTGAGGCCGTCATTCTCGACCCGGTAGGCGACCTCATGGCCACGGAGTTGAATGCGAACAGTGCTCAAGACGTGCGAGCATTCCTCACGCCCTTGACGCGCCTTGCGGTGGCTCGCAACCTGATCGTGTTGGCTATCGCCCACCACGGCAAGGTATCGACCGGCGACGCCGCGCGCGCCATTCTAGGTTCTCGCGCGTGGTCACAGGTGCCCCGCAGCGTGCTGACCGTGGCGCATGATGAATCATGCGGCGGGCTGATCGTCACGAACACGAAATCGAACCTAGCGCGCCGTGTTGTCTCTCGTACCGCGACCATTGAAACCGCGCACATTGGCGCGCCGGGGCTACTGATCGCCACGTCCAAACTTGAGTGGGGAGAAGAAACCGATAGGGACGCCCGCGACCTCATGGACGCCGATAAGGACGACACCCGCGCCGCGCGTAAGGGCGTGGACGCTTGGCTACGTGAAGCACTCACCCCGGGCGCTGTGCGCTCCAAAACCTTGTTCGAAGATGCTAAGGGCGCGGGTTGGTCACAAGACCAAATTAAGCGCGCCAAGATTCGCCTTGGGATCAAAGCAGACCGCGACGGCCACGGTTGGTACTGGCACCTCCCCGGCGCGCCCTCAACGCCGCCTACCCCTGATCGAAAGGACACGAACGCATGA
- a CDS encoding tyrosine-type recombinase/integrase, protein MGRPGLQPGEFGRMFFDQVSTGVRARVRYRDLSGSIKVVERTRKSKAAAGRALGEVIEQMQREGLPVTPRRESVGELVAAYLAWGRVHKWRPQTSDLYEHVAAKHLEAVGAVRADQVTTALAEQWLAAIEAASARRCARVILQGAFAKALREGRVSRNPIPATSTVVKPRREPRALTPGEVEAVRAAIKAYQDNERPGKAVRAAFLLPLIDLLVATGMRPNEALALTWGNVDTKAGTVEVCATVTRHKDDSGRSHLVRQPAPKTAKGRRVLLVPDWAMASLATQALDPITRAVGCMPDQLVFPSSSGGLMDLSNVRRTLRAACKGTPAEGFHPYLLRSTALTAVADVYGIMAARDVAGHASTAITELAYIERTGHAPGIEAAVADYRPR, encoded by the coding sequence ATGGGTCGCCCCGGTTTACAGCCCGGCGAGTTCGGGCGCATGTTTTTCGATCAGGTGAGCACGGGTGTGCGCGCTCGGGTGCGCTACCGCGATTTGTCGGGCTCGATCAAAGTCGTTGAGCGCACGCGCAAAAGCAAAGCAGCGGCCGGGCGAGCGCTCGGGGAGGTGATCGAGCAGATGCAGCGCGAGGGGCTACCGGTTACACCCCGGCGCGAATCGGTTGGTGAATTGGTGGCCGCGTATCTCGCTTGGGGGCGTGTGCATAAGTGGAGGCCGCAAACGTCTGATTTGTACGAGCATGTTGCTGCTAAGCACCTTGAGGCGGTGGGCGCGGTTCGGGCGGATCAGGTGACTACGGCACTTGCAGAGCAGTGGCTAGCGGCTATTGAAGCGGCGTCTGCGAGGCGGTGCGCGCGGGTGATTTTGCAAGGCGCGTTCGCTAAGGCGTTGCGTGAGGGACGTGTTTCACGCAACCCGATTCCGGCGACGTCTACGGTGGTCAAGCCACGGCGTGAGCCACGGGCGCTTACCCCCGGGGAGGTCGAGGCGGTGCGCGCGGCGATCAAGGCGTATCAAGACAACGAGCGCCCGGGGAAAGCGGTGCGCGCGGCGTTTTTGTTGCCGTTGATTGATCTGCTTGTGGCCACGGGTATGCGCCCGAATGAGGCGTTGGCATTGACGTGGGGCAACGTGGATACCAAGGCGGGCACGGTGGAGGTGTGCGCCACGGTCACGCGCCATAAGGACGATTCCGGGCGTTCGCATTTAGTGAGGCAACCCGCGCCAAAGACGGCCAAGGGGCGGCGTGTGCTGTTGGTGCCAGATTGGGCAATGGCTTCGTTGGCCACGCAAGCATTGGATCCGATCACGCGGGCTGTTGGGTGTATGCCGGATCAGTTGGTGTTCCCGTCAAGCTCGGGCGGGTTGATGGATTTAAGCAACGTTCGGCGCACGCTCCGCGCGGCGTGCAAGGGCACACCAGCAGAGGGCTTTCACCCATACCTGTTGCGTTCCACCGCACTTACGGCCGTGGCAGACGTCTACGGCATCATGGCCGCGCGTGACGTCGCCGGGCACGCATCAACGGCGATCACTGAATTGGCCTATATCGAGCGCACGGGGCACGCTCCGGGTATTGAAGCGGCGGTAGCCGATTACCGCCCCCGCTAG
- the orn gene encoding oligoribonuclease has product MSETLSPKDNRLVWIDLEMTGLDPQRHVIVEVAALVTDADLNILGPGVDLVVHASEEELAQMDDFVTRMHNDSGLTEEIKASSISIAEAEDAVLELIAKYCPEDQPAPLAGNSIATDRSFIREHMPRLDAALHYRMVDVSSIKELAKRWAPRVYHRQPEKGMAHRALADIVESVRELDYYRRSLFRLDATSEEAAQAAEESTACYQQFL; this is encoded by the coding sequence ATGTCTGAAACGCTTTCGCCCAAAGATAACCGCCTGGTGTGGATCGACCTGGAAATGACTGGCCTTGATCCGCAGCGCCACGTCATCGTGGAGGTGGCAGCCCTTGTCACCGATGCGGACCTGAATATTCTTGGGCCGGGCGTGGATCTGGTGGTGCACGCAAGCGAGGAAGAACTCGCGCAGATGGATGACTTTGTCACCCGCATGCATAACGATTCTGGGCTCACCGAGGAAATCAAAGCATCGTCGATCAGCATCGCCGAGGCCGAAGATGCCGTACTTGAGCTCATTGCGAAGTACTGCCCAGAGGATCAGCCTGCTCCCCTAGCCGGCAATTCCATCGCCACCGACCGTTCCTTCATCCGCGAACACATGCCGCGTCTTGATGCCGCCCTGCACTATCGCATGGTGGATGTTTCTTCGATTAAGGAACTGGCAAAGCGATGGGCACCCAGGGTGTATCACCGCCAGCCAGAAAAAGGCATGGCGCACCGCGCCCTGGCCGACATTGTGGAATCTGTGCGCGAGTTAGATTATTACCGCCGCAGCCTGTTTCGCCTTGATGCCACAAGCGAGGAAGCAGCACAGGCAGCCGAAGAGAGTACCGCCTGTTACCAGCAGTTTTTGTAA
- a CDS encoding helix-turn-helix domain-containing protein produces the protein MGDYCPAVYSVAEAAALLNMSDRAVYRLINAGTFPAPVVKAGKRYLIPRAQLDQLLATGDLEA, from the coding sequence ATGGGGGATTACTGTCCCGCCGTGTATTCGGTTGCCGAAGCCGCTGCACTGCTGAACATGAGTGATCGGGCGGTGTACCGCCTCATTAACGCGGGTACGTTCCCCGCGCCCGTCGTGAAAGCCGGTAAACGCTACCTGATCCCACGCGCCCAACTTGACCAGCTACTAGCCACCGGAGACCTTGAAGCATGA
- a CDS encoding bifunctional DNA primase/polymerase, translating into MQTRCKQCGGWIDLQRPGRPADYCSNACRQAAYRARKKLAQSPRAQFPADLLDRPQWACSNRKRPITPSGRPASSTDPDTWNTYAACTAPGAAGNGVGMMTGRGVVCIDLDHCLDKRGHPNYHARRVLAACKGAYVERSQSGDGLHIWGYGDPGNHLQGSLGGKATGAIYRRGQFIVVTANTYQPGRAVVLDLDAVAAIFKRERG; encoded by the coding sequence ATGCAGACACGGTGTAAGCAATGCGGTGGATGGATCGACCTCCAACGCCCCGGGCGACCTGCTGATTACTGCTCCAACGCATGCCGCCAAGCGGCCTACAGGGCACGCAAAAAGCTGGCACAATCACCCCGCGCCCAATTCCCGGCCGACTTGCTCGACCGCCCGCAATGGGCATGCTCGAACCGCAAACGCCCAATCACGCCAAGCGGACGCCCTGCAAGCTCTACCGACCCCGACACTTGGAACACCTACGCGGCTTGTACCGCGCCGGGCGCTGCTGGCAACGGGGTAGGCATGATGACCGGCCGGGGTGTGGTCTGTATCGACCTCGATCACTGCCTAGACAAACGTGGCCACCCGAACTATCACGCGCGCCGGGTACTAGCCGCCTGCAAGGGCGCATACGTCGAACGCTCCCAATCGGGCGACGGGTTGCATATTTGGGGCTACGGAGACCCCGGGAACCACCTCCAAGGCTCACTAGGGGGCAAAGCCACCGGCGCTATCTACCGGCGCGGCCAATTCATCGTTGTCACCGCCAACACCTACCAACCGGGGCGCGCCGTGGTACTCGATCTCGACGCCGTAGCGGCCATTTTTAAGCGTGAACGGGGGTAA